GCGGTTGCGCTGCCAGGCGCGGAGACCGTACGCGGCCGCGGCGCCGGCCACCAGGGTGGCGGCTCGTGCCAGACGCATGGGGTCTCCTCCCCGTCAGACGACTCGAGCCCCAGTCAGGCCGGGGCTCGTGCGTGGAGTGGGCGTACCAAGACTTGAACTTGGGACCTCTTCGTTATCAGCGAAGCGCTCTAACCGCCTGAGCTATACGCCCTCACCATTGCGCACGGACCGAGGATCCGTCCACAACAGGAGATGACTGTACAGGCACGGCGACGCCCCGCGCAAATCCACGCGGGGCGTCGTCGTCGGTCGGGTCGAGGGCCCGGGTCAGTCGTCCGTGAGGGTGACCCCGAGGCCGCCCACGAGCGCAGCGCACACGTTGTACAGCAGGGCCAGGACGGTCGCGAGAGCCGTCAGCAGGATCACGTTCAGCACCGCCGCCACCGTGGCCAGCGAGACCACGGTGCTCAGCGGGGCCAGGGACTCCACGGTGTAGGTGCCGGCGTCCGCGCCGAGGATGGTGCCCAGGACGTCGTTGATCAGCCCGAACACGCCGGTGAGCTCACCGAGCGTGTAGATCGCGATGGCGGCCACCACGGTCAGCACGCCGAGGGCCACGGAGAGCAGGAAGGCCAGCTTCAGCACGGACCACGGGTCGATCCGGCTCAGCTGCAGCCGGGCCCGGCGCACCTTGGCCTTGGGCACGGCGCGGACCAGGTCCTCCTGCGCGTCACGGGTGCTGGAACGGCGCACCGGGCGGGAGGCCGAAGCCCCCTTCGTGCCGCCGGCCGGGCGCGGCGATGCGGACGTGCTCACTGGTCTCCTCCGTCTGCATCCTCACCGGGGGCGTCGGCCGCCGGAGCTGCTGCGGGGTCGTGCGGGTCGTTGACTGCGTCCAAGGGTACCCCCGGCCCGGGAGCGGCCCCGGCGGCCGCCTCGACGGCGGCCGTCGGCGTCGCCGCGGCGTCCCCGCCCTCGGTCAGCCCCGCCTGCTCGTCCGCCTTCGCCTCGATCTCGTCCTCGTTGTTGAGGGTCACCGCCACGATCCGGTCGCGCTTGTCCGGCTTCGCGAAGATCACGCCCATGGTGTCGCGGCCCTTGGCCGGCACACCGGCGACGGCGGAGCGCACCACCTTGCCGGAGGCCATCACCACGAGGACTTCCTGGCCCTCGCCCACCACGAGCCCGCCGGCGAGCTCGCCGCGGTCGTCCACGAGGCGGGCGACCTTGATGCCGAGGCCGCCGCGGCCCTGCGTGCGGTACTCGTCCACGTGCGTGCGCTTGGCCCAGCCGCCGTCGGTCACCGTGAACACGGAGGAGTCCTCGTCCCCGGCGCGGATCACGTCCATGGACAGCAGCGAGTCGTCCCCGCGGAACTTCATGCCCGTCACGCCCGAGGTGGCCCGGCCCATGGGGCGCAGCGCCTCGTCCGTGGCGGTGAAGCGCACGGACTGGCCCTGGCGGGAGATCAGCAGCAGGTCGTCCTCGGCGGAGATCACCTGCGCGGAGACCAGCTCGTCGCCCTCGCGCAGCTTCACGGCGATCAGGCCGGCGGTGCGGTTCGTGTCGTAGTCCTCGAGCGGGGTCTTCTTCACCAGGCCGTTGCGGGTGGCCAGCACCAGGTACGGGTAGCGCTCGTAGTCCGTGAGCGGCTGGATCTGCGCGATCCGCTCGTCCGGCTGGAACGCGAGCAGGTTGGCCACGTGCTGGCCCTTGGCGTCGCGGCCGGCCTCCATCAGCTCGTACGTCTTGATCCGGTAGACCCGGCCGAAGTTCGTGAAGAACAGCAGCCACTGGTGCGTGGACACCGTGAGGAAGTGCTCCACCACGTCGTCGCCGCGCAGGGCCGCCCCGCGCACGCCCTTGCCGCCGCGCGCCTGCGAGCGGTAGTGGTCGATCCGGGTGCGCTTGACGTAGCCGCCGCGGGTGATGGTGACGACCATCTCCTCCTCGGGGATGAGGTCCTCCATGGACATGTCCCCGTCGAAGCCCGCCACGATCTCGGTGCGGCGGTCGTCCCCGTGCCGGTCCACGAGCGCGGTCAGCTCCTCGGAGACCACCTCGCGCTGACGCTGCGGGGACTCGAGGATCGCGTTGTACTCGGCGATCTTCGCCATCAGCTCGTCGTACTCGTCCTGGATCTTCTGGGACTCGAGGGCGGCCAGCTGGCGCAGCTGCATGGCGAGGATGGCGCTGGCCTGGTCGTCGTCGATGTCCAGGAGGGACTTGAGCGCATCCTTCGCGACGTCGGCGGAGGCCGAGCGGCGGATGGTCGCGATGACCTCGTCCAGCGCGTCCAGGGCCTTCAGCAGGCCCTGCAGGATGTGGGCGCGGGCCTCGGCCTTCTTCTTCCGGAACGCGGTGCGCCGGACGATGACCTCGATCTGGTGGCGCACCCAGTGGTGCACGAACCCGTCGAGGGACAGGGTGCGCGGCACGCCGTCCACGAGGGCCAGCATGTTGGCGGAGAAGTTCGTCTGCAGGTCCGTGTGCTTGTACAGGTTGTTCAGCACGACCTTCGGCACGGCGTCCCGCTTGAGCACGATCACGAGGCGCTGGCCGGTGCGGCCGGAGGTCTCGTCGCGCATGTCCGCGATGCCGGAGATCTTGCCGTCCCGCACCATCTCCGCGATCTTCGCGGCGAGGTTGTCCGGGTTGACCATGTACGGCAGCTCGGTGACCACCAGGCACGTGCGGCCCTGCAGCTCCTCCACGCTCACCACGGCGCGCATGGTGATCGGGCCGCGGCCGGTCCGGTACACCTCCTCCACGCCCCGGCGCCCCAGGATCTGGGCGCCGCTGGGGAAGTCGGGCCCCTGGATGCGGCGCAGCAGCGCCTCGAGGAGCTCCTCGCGGGTGGCCTCCGGGTTCTCCAGGTACCACTGCACGCCCGCGGCCACCTCGCGCATGTTGTGCGGCGGGATGTTGGTGGCCATGCCGACGGCGATGCCGGAGGAGCCGTTGACCAGCAGGTTCGGGAACCGCGCCGGCAGCACGGTGGGCTCCTGCTGCTTGCCGTCGTAGTTCTCCTGCATGTCGACGGTGTCCTCGTCGATGTCCCGGACCATCTCCATGGCCAGCGGGGCCATCTTGGTCTCGGTGTACCGCTGGGCGGCGGCGCCGTCGTTGCCCGGGGAGCCGAAGTTGCCCTGGCCGAGGGCCAGCGGATACCGCATGACCCAGTCCTGGATCAGCCGCACGAGGGCGTCGTAGATCGCCGTGTCGCCGTGCGGGTGGTAGTTGCCCATCACCTCGCCGACCACGCGGGCCGACTTGTTGAAGGAGCGGTCCGGGCGGTAGCCGCCGTCGTACATCGCGTAGAGCACGCGGCGGTGCACCGGCTTCAGGCCGTCGCGCACGTCCGGCAGCGCGCGGCCGACGATCACGGCCATCGCGTAGTCGAGGTAGGAGCGCTTCATCTCCGACTCGAGGTCGACCGGCTCCACCTTGTCCGCGGCGCCCTCCGGCAGCACGTAGTGCTCGACGGCGATGTCCTGGCCGATCTGCGGGGTCTGCTCGGCGCCGTCCTGCGGCTGGTCGGGCGCGGCGCCCGGGGTGGTCTCGTCGCTCAAGGCGACTCCTCTCCTGCGTGGGAAGTCTCGGGAAGGTCAGGCGGCCCGGATCAGATGTCCAGGAAGCGGATGTCCTTGGCGTTCTGCTGGATGAAGCTGCGGCGGGACTCGACGTCCTCGCCCATCAGCATGGAGAAGACCTGGTCGGCGGCGGCGGCGTCCTCCATGGTCACCTGCAGCAGGGTGCGGTGCTCGGGGTCCATGGTGGTGTCCCACAGCTCCTGGTAGTTCATCTCTCCCAGGCCCTTGTAGCGCTGCACGCCGTTGTCCTTCGGGTAGCGCCAGCCCTTGGCCAGACCGGCCTGGATGGCGGCGTCGCGCTCCTCGTCCGAGAACACGTAGTCGTGCGGGGCGTTGGTCCACTTGATGCGGTACAGCGGGGGCTGCGCGAGGAACACGTGGCCGGCCTCGATCAGGGGGCGCATGTATCGGAACAGCACCGTCAGCAGCAGCGTGGTGATGTGCTGGCCGTCCACGTCCGCGTCGGCCATGAGCACGATCTTGTGGTACCGGAGCTTGGCGATGTCGAACTCCTCGCCGATGTTCGTGCCGAAGGCCGTGATCATCGACTGGATCTCCGCGTTGCCGAGGGCCTTGTCCAGGCGGGCGCGCTCCACGTTCAGGATCTTGCCGCGCAGCGGCAGGATCGCCTGGGTGTCCGGGTTGCGGCCCTGTTTCGCGGAGCCGCCGGCGGAGTCGCCCTCCACGATGTACACCTCGCAGCGGGCCGGGTCCTTCGAGGAGCAGTCGGCGAGCTTGCCGGGCATGCCGAAGGACTCCAGCGGGGACTTCCGCCGCGCGTTGTCGCGGGCCTTGCGGGCGGCCAGACGGGCGTGCGAGGCCTGGACGGCCTTGCGGATGATGTCCTTCGCGGTGCCCGGATTGCGCTCGAGCCAGTCGCCGAGGTGCTCGGTGACCACCTTGGAGACGAAGCCGCGGGCCTCCGAGTTGCCCAGCTTCGTCTTGGTCTGACCCTCGAACTGCGGCTCGGAGAGCTTCACCGAGATCACCGCGGTCAGGCCCTCGCGGATGTCCTCGCCCGTGAGGTTGTCCTCCTTGGGCTTGAGGATCTCCTTCTCCCGGGCGTACCGGTTGATCAGCGCGGTCAGCGCGGAGCGGAAGCCCTCCTCATGGGTGCCGCCCTCGTGGGTGTTGATGGTGTTCGCGTAGGTGTGCACGGACTCCGAGTAGGCGGTGGTCCACTGCATGGCCACCTCCACGGCCATGTTGCGCCCGCCGTCCTCGGCCTCGAACGCGATCACGTCCTCGTGCACCACCTCGGACTTCTTCGAGGAGTTCAGGTGCTTCACGTAGTCGAGCAGGCCGTCCTCGTAGAGGTAGGTGACGCTGCGGCGCTGCGGCTCCTGGCCGGCGTCGTCCGTCAGGCCGTTCTCCGCGACGTCCTCCCCCGCGGTGCCCTCGCCCACGATCTCGTCGTCCTGGACCGCGTTGTCCTCCTGGACGCGCTCGTCCGTGAGCGTGATGCGCAGGCCCTTGTTCAGGAACGCCATCTGCTGGAAGCGGGCGCGGAGGGTCTCGTAGTCGAACTCGACCGTGTCGAAGATCGTGGGATCCGGCCAGAAGACCTGGGTGGTGCCCGTGGCATCCGTGGCCTCGCCCTTGACCAGCTCGCCCTGGGGGTGGCCGCCGTCCGCGAAGGACATGCGCCACGCGTGGCCCTGGCGACGGATCTCGGTCTCGACGCGCGTGGAGAGGGCGTTGACCACGGAGATGCCCACGCCGTGCAGGCCGCCGGAGACGGCGTAGCCGCCGCCGCCGAACTTGCCGCCGGCGTGGAGGATGGTCATGACGACCTCCACGGTGGGCCTGCCCTCGGTCGGGTGCACGTCCACGGGGATGCCGCGGCCGTTGTCCTCCACCCGCACGCCGCCGTCGGCCTGGAGGGTGACGTCGATGCCGTCCGCGTACCCGGCCAGGGCCTCGTCCACGGAGTTGTCCACGACCTCGTAGACCAGGTGGTGGAGGCCGCGCGGGCCGGTGGAGCCGATGTACATGCCGGGACGCTTGCGCACGGCCTCGAGGCCCTCGAGCACCGTGATGGCGCTGGCCCCGTAGTCGCCGGGGACGCGGCGGTCCTCGGCGGACCGGGCGGGGGCCACGGCCTGGTCCGGCGCCGCCGCGGAGGACTCGGGGGCCGATGCGGCCGCCGCCTCCCCGTCGCTCACCGGCTGCTGCTCGGGGTTCTCGGATGGGGCGTCAACCACGGGCGGGTCACTTCCTCAGGACGGGACGGTCAGGGGCGCCCCGCTCGGCCCCGCGCGCACGCGCGCGAGACCCGCCGTTCCGGGAGACGCGCCGACGACGTCTGCCGGGGCGGTCCGCGAGGGGCGCGGGGCGGGCCGCCGGCCGGGGACCGGCGGCGCCTGTTCCCCGCCATCCTACGGCGTGGTGGCCTCTCCCGCCGCATCGGGGGGTGCTGCGCGACCGGATCATGCCGTGGACGGGCTCAGAGGCCGCTCAGGACCGCCGGGGCACCCTGCCCAGGGCTCCCGGCACGCCCCGGCCCCTCCGGACGCGCCAGAGGGGCGTCCACGGTCTCGGGCCCTCAGCCGTAGGTGTCCCGCGGTCCGCGCCCGCCGCGCACCGTGCGCGGCCCGTGCCGCCAGCTCGGGGCCGCCGGTCCGGCCACGTCGATCCTCGTCACGACGCCGGGCCCGAGGGCCTCGTCGAAGCGCTGCAGCAGCACCGGGCTCATCAGCCGCAGCTGGGTGGCCCACGCCGTGGAGCTGGTGCGCACCCGCACCACCGAGTTCTCGAAGCTCTCCGGACGGCAGTGCAGGGCGATCTCCGGCCCCACGAGCTCGGCCCAGCGGGTGAGCACCGAGCCCACCGCCACCGGAGTCGACCAGCCGCGGTCCCGGATCAGGCGTCCGAACACGGTGGACACGGCGGCCGGGTCCCGGTCCGTGGGGGCGACCGGCCGGCGTCGTGCCCCGGCCCCCGCACCCGCGGTGCCGCCGGCGGCCCCCGCCGTGCCGGCCCCGGCCATCTGCGTGGCCAGCCCGGCGGCGGTGCCCCGCGCGCGCAGGGGGGCCTCCCCCCGCTCCCGGGCGGCGTCCCGGACCCGGCGCAGCTGCACGAGCGCCAGGTCCGGCCGGTCCGGGGGCAGCTCCGCGAGCGCGTCCGGCTCCGGGGACCGCTCACGCATCGGGCGGCTCCGGGGACGGGGCGCCGTCGTCGGGGGCGGCGTCCGGGGACGCGACGCGCGGGGCGCGGATGTCCCCCTCCACCGGGGCGGCGGCGGGCACGGCCTCGGAGCCCTCCGCGTCCTGGCGGATGAGCACCCGCGGGCCGGCGAGCTCGGCGGGGACGTCGGCGATCGCCGCGGCCGTCACGACCACCTGCTCCGCGCGCCCCACGAGACCGGCCAGGCGGGTGCGGCGGGCGGCGTCGAGCTCGGCGAACACGTCGTCGAGGATCAGGACGGGGCGGGCGTCCGGGTCCGGGTCGTCCGCCACGAGGACGTCGTACGCGGCCAGGCGCAGGGCCAGGGCCAGGGACCACGTCTCCCCGTGCGAGGCGTATCCGCGGGCCGGTGCGGGGCCGAGGAAGAGGGCCAGCTCGTCCCGGTGCGGGCCGACGAGCGTGAGGGCGCGGGCGCGCTCCTCGTCCCGCTGGGTCCGCAGCGCGGCCGCCATGTCCGCGGCGAGGTCCGCGACTGCGGGCACCTCCGCGTGCGTGCCGCGCGCGAGCGGCACGGTGGACTCGTACGAGTAGGCGGCGGCCTTGGATCCGTTGGTCAGCGCCGCGTAGTCCTGCTCGAGCGGGTGCGCCAACAGCCGCAGGACGTGCAGGCGGCCGTGCAGCAGCCGGGCGCCGGCGGCGGCGAGGTGCTGGTCCCAGACCTCGAGGGTCGACTCCTCCTCGTCCCCCCACCGGTGGGAGCGCCGGGCCGACTTGAGCAGCGCGTTGCGCTGGCGCAGGACCCGCTCGTAGTCCGCCGCGGCCTGGCCCAGGGCCGGGCGCAGCTGCACCATGAGCTGGTCCAGGAACCGACGCCGGCCCCCCGGCTCGCCCGTCACCAGCCCGAGGTCCTCGGGCGCGAACACCACGGTCCGCAGGATCCCCAGGCCCTCGCGGGCACGGACGGGGGCGCCGCGGTTGATGGCCACCCGGTTCGAGCGGCCCGGGAGGATCTCCAGTTCGAGGGCCACGGTGCGGGAGCCGCGGTGCACGCGGCCCGCGATCCGGGCGCGGTCCTGGCCGAACCGCACCAGCTGCGCGTCCTGGCTCACGCGGTGGGACTGGTGGGAGCCGAGGTAGCCGATGGCCTCCACCAGGTTGGTCTTGCCCACCCCGTTGGCGCCCAGCAGCACAGTGGACCCCGCGCTCAGCTCCAGGTCCGCCCAGCGGTAGGAGCGGAAGTCCGCGACGGTGAGGTGGGACAGGTACACGGGTGCGGTCAGCCCCCGGCCGTCAGGTCAGGCGGACCGGCATCACGAGGTACCGGTGGTCCGAGACCGTCCCGGACTCCTCGGAGACGCCCGTGAGCAGGGCCGGCTTGGGGGCCGAGGTGAAGGAGAAGCGCACCTGCGGCTGGTCGACGACGGCCAGGCCCTCGGACAGGTAGGCCGGGTTGAAGGCCACGGTGATCTCGTCCCCCTCGAGGGTGCAGGGCACGGACTCGTTGGCGGAGGCGTCGTCCCCGGTGCCGGCGTCCAGGGACACCTGGCCCTGCGTGAACACCATGCGCAGCGCGGTGTTGCGCTCGGCCACGAGGGCCACGCGCCGGGAGGCCTCCACGAGGGCGGCGGTGTCCACGACGGCCTCGATGGGGCTGGACTCCGGGAACAGGGAGCGGATCTTGGGGTACTCGCCGTCCACCAGGACGGAAGTGGTGCGTCGGCCGCCCGAGGAGAATCCCACGAGGTCGGCGCCCTCGCCGAACATGATCTCCAGCTGCCCGCCGCCGCCCAGGGACTTGGCCACCTCGGTGAGGGTGCGGGCCTTGACCAGCAGGGACGTGGACACGGAAGGGTCCGCGGGGCTCCAGCGGATCTCCTTCATGGCCAGCCGGTACCGGTCCGTGGCGAGGAACGTCATGGTGTCGCCCTCGATCTCGACCTTGACCGCGGTGAGGATCGGGAGGGTGTCGTCCTTGGAGGCGGCCACGGTCACCTGGGCCACCGCGTGGGCGAACTCGGCCCCGTCCACAGTGCCGGCGGCCGTCGGCAGCTCGGGCAGGGCGGGGTAGTCGCCCACGGGCATGGTGGCCAGCGAGAAGCGCGAGGAGCGGCACGAGACCAGGACCTTGCCGCCGTCGAGCTCCACGGTGACCGGGGCGGCGGGCAGCGACCGGACGATGTCGTTCAGCAGCCGGCCGGACACGAGGACCTGGCCCTCGGTCTCCACGTCCGCCTCGATCTCGAGGCGGGCCGAGGTCTCGTAGTCGAAGCTGGCGATCGAGACGAGGCCGTCCTCGGCCGTGATCAGCAGCCCGGAGAGGACCGGCACCGGCGGCCGCGGGGACAGGGAGCGGGCCGCCCAGGAGACGGCGTCGCTGAGGATGTCGCGTGCCACGGTGAACTTCACGGTCTCTGCACTGCCTCTCTGGCGGGATCATGCGGTCGGGAGGGCCGAAGACGGGTCTCAGGTCCACGGGACGGCGTCTGCCGGTGAATCACAAGGATCCCTGTGATTCAAGGAGGCGCGCGCAGTCAGCATAGGCGGTCCGCGAGGGCGGTGTCAGGTCGCTCGAGCGCCCTGTGGGCGCTCCGGTTCTTGTGATTCGTCGGCGGGGATGCCGGGGGCGGGTTGATGTTGCTTGGCGGGATCTTCGAGAAGGGATCAGGAGTGGTGGTAGCAGGTGTGGAATCTGTGGAGATCGGCTCCAGAGCGCGCCGTTCCGCCGATTCCGCTGGGGGAACCGTGTGGATCCCGTCCCGTTCGGGGTGTGCATGGCCGGTGGACGACGTCTTGGCCGGTCCCGTTGCGATCCACAGCGTCCGGCTGCGTCGTCCCGAGGATCCGCCTCGCTGTCCCGCGCTTGTCCACAGTGTTGTCCACATTCTTTGTCCACATTGCCCCAAAACGCCGGAATCATGCCGATTTTGCCTGTGGACAGATGTGGATGACGGTGGAGAACCGAATCACATCGATGTGATTCCCGCGGATGTGGACCGCCGATGTCCCCAAGGGTGTGGAGGGCCCTGGGGACACGGCTCGGCGCGGGATCCCGCCGTCCACAGGGTGTCGCGTCATCCACAGGGGAGGACGTTGTCCACCGGGTTGTCCACAGCGGTGGACAATGTGGACGGACCCTCGACTACCGGTCGAGGGTCCGAGAAGCCCATCAGGCGCCGCGCTGCTTGCGCTTGATCTCGTTGGTGAGCTCCGTCACCTGGTTGAAGATCGTGCGGCGCTCGGCCATCAGCTCGCGGATCTTGCGGTCCGCGTGCATCACCGTGGTGTGGTCGCGGCCGCCGAGCTCCTGGCCGATCTTCGGCAGGGACATCTCCGTGAGCTCGCGCAGCAGGTACATGGCGATCTGCCGGGCGGTCACGAGCGTCCGGGTCCGGGACTTGCTGGTCAGCTCGTCCATCGTGAGGTTGAAGTACTCGGCCGTCGTGTGGACGATCAGCTCCGGCGTGATCTCGTGCCCGGCGTCGTCCGTGATCAGGTCCTTGAGCACCTGCTCCGCCAGCTCGATGTCCACCGTCTGGCGGTTCAGGGAGGCGAACGCCGTCACGCGGATGAGGGCGCCCTCGAGCTCGCGGATGTTCGTGGAGATCCGGGAGGCGATGTACTCCAGGGCCTCCGGCGGGGCCACGAGGCCCTCCGCCTCCGCCTTCTTGCGGAGGATCGCGATGCGGGTCTCCAGGTCCGGCGGCTGGATGTCCGTGATCAGGCCCCACTCGAAGCGGGAGCGCAGACGGTCCTCGAAGCCGGAGAGCTGCTTGGGCGGCAGGTCGGAGGTGATCACGACCTGCTTGTTGTTGTTGTAGAGGGTGTTGAAGGTGTGGAAGAACTCCTCGACCGTCGCCTCCTTGTCCGCCAGGAACTGGATGTCGTCGATCAGCAGGATGTCCACGTTGCGGTAGACCTGCTTGAACGAGGCGCCCTCGTCGTGGCGGATGGAGTTGATGAAGTCGTTGGTGAACTCCTCCGAGTTCACGTACCGCACCCGCAGGCCCGGGTAGAGACGCCGGGCGTAGTGCCCGATCGCGTGCAGCAGGTGGGTCTTGCCGAGGCCGGACTCGCCGTAGATGAACAGCGGGTTGTACGCCTTGGCCGGGGCCTCCGCCACCGCGTTGGCCGCGGCGTGCGCGAACCGGTTCGAGGAGCCGATCACGAACGTGTCGAAGTGGTACCGGTCGTTGAGCCGGCTGGTCTCCGAGGACGTCGACGGCGGCGCGGGCGTGGGCGCGCCCGGGGCGCCGGGGGTGGGAGCCGGCGCCTCCTCCGGGCGGGGCCGGGCCAGGCCCGGCAGCTCCTCGGCGATCCCCCGATGGGTGCCGGCGGCAGGGGGCACGGGGGCGGAGACGGGGGCCTCGGCGTCGGCCGCGGTCGGCTCGGCGGGGACCTCCGCGCGGCGGTCGTCCGCCGAGGGGGTGCGCGGGGGCTGGAGGCTCGCGTCGATCGAGATGGCCAGCAGCACCTCCTCGCCGAACACCGCGGTGAGGGCGTCCGTGAGGGCGTCCGCCACCTGCGCGCCCTGGAGGGTCTCGCGCGTCGTCTCGTTGGGCACGGCCAGCAGCAGGGTGTTGCCGATCTGCCCCTGCGGCTGCGCCAGGTAGACGTACCCCATGAGTCGGGCGGTGACCCGGGCGTCGTCCTCGAGGGCGGTCACGACCTCGCGCCATCGGCCCAGCACGGCCTGCTCTGCCGCCATGGCGGACGTCCTCTCCCCGGGCGGCGGGCCCACGGGGCCCGCTGCGATGTGCGTGCGATCGGCGTCAGCCTACCCGTTGTCCACAGGGTTGTGCACAAGGCGTGGACAACCCGTATCCTCCTGTGGACAGCCCGGTCCGGCATCTCCGCCCCGGGCCGATCCCGCGCACCCCGTTTGACCCCCGCACCCGTGGGCGACTAGAGTCGCCTGGTCCCCCGGGGCGGTGCCATGCCCTCCGTGCACGCCGCCGCGCCCGCCGGGGATTTCATGTCAGAGCCTCCCCGGTCCTTCCCCCTGGTTCATGTCCTCAGGTCGACGATCGAAGGCACACCTACACGTCGTGGAGTGATCACAGTGAGCAAGCGCACCTTCCAGCCGAACAACCGCCGCCGCGCCAAGAAGCACGGCTTCCGCTCCCGCATGCGCACCCGCGCCGGCCGCGCCATCCTGGCCGCGCGCCGCGGCAAGGGCCGCACCGAGCTCTCGGCCTGATCCGGCTCCCCGGGTCGACGCGGCGCTCGTGCTGCCCCGTGACCGCCGCGTCCGCCGGCCCGAGGAGTTCCGCCACATCCGCCGCACCGGATCCCGGGCCGGACGGACCGCCGTCGTGGTGAG
This Micrococcus flavus DNA region includes the following protein-coding sequences:
- the rpmH gene encoding 50S ribosomal protein L34 yields the protein MSKRTFQPNNRRRAKKHGFRSRMRTRAGRAILAARRGKGRTELSA